In the Panthera uncia isolate 11264 chromosome B1, Puncia_PCG_1.0, whole genome shotgun sequence genome, TCTGAGAAATTCACTGTAAACTCTCATAGCTGTGCATTTGCAGAGGAGCGCTTTGTTTTCATGGTATAGAAAATCTGTTACCCTTGCCCTAGAAGATCTTATGATCTAAGGTAGAGTCATTTATGTTTATCTTATAACATAGAGATTAATGTATGatactacatttttcttttgttttctgtttttctcccattGTATGTCAATTTGCCAGTTCCAGTGTTTGAGCCATTTGGGCAGTTCCTGTGTGGAAGGCTGCTGTACTATAGGGTGAACCTGCCATTTGACCTGCCCTTTTTCTCCAGAGGCCTGGTCACACTAGATGCAGCATTCTATTCCCTGGCCTGTCTCTCCCTGATATACATGTGTGGGCCTTGGACCTGTTGGCCCATTGGTGGCTTCTGAGTTCTTCCCTGAAGGGTTATCCTGTTTTAAGCCCTACATGTGCATGTTTTCAAGACATGGGTTGCTTCAAACTGGGTTTTCAAGAAGTCATAGCTTTGAGACTTGACAGTGATACTTAGGGAGGGAAGAGTTCCTCCATCCCATTCTCTTCATTTGGAGGAGAGCCTGCCTTGGAAACACGGAATGCTGGGAATTTCAAATGTCTAGATTAGCCTAGAAGCAGGCTAATCGAGCTTGGGAATCGAGCAAGATGAGAGAAAAGCATTAGGGTTTTTATCCTGACCATAAGGGAGGTAGTAGTTGACCTTAGAATCCAGGGTAGGGCAGCTGTTTGGAATGGCTACCCATGCCAGCAGGTGGGGCTTTAGGGGACATGGCCATCATATGACACATGTCAcagttccccacccccccttctcttgctatttctgtgtctcaaaatttCACATTCTCCTGTACTATAAATTAATCTGGATTTATGGCCTAGTCATGGAGAGTCTAGGTTGGATCTAAAGCAGCAACaggcagttttttgtttgtttgttttaaatgtttatttatttttggggcagagagagagggggacagaggatcccaagtgggctctgctctgacagcagcgacccccatgcagggcttgaacttagaaaccatgagatcatgacctgagccgaagtcttgtgcttaaccaactgaaccactcaggcgcccaagACAGGCAGTTATAAACTGAAAATTGCACCTGTCTCCCTGTGGTCTTCTTCCTGTCTAGACGCACCACTGGGAGCAGGGCAGTGGGTTCGGGGCTGTGTTGGATGGAAGGGCCTCCCCGTCAACTCATGATTAGTTTGAACTGGCTTTGCCACTccatggtggggcggggggaaccCTAAAACCTCTCATTTCTGAGCTCTGGTAAAAGGATCCCTGCTCTGCACTACTGGCCATTTCTTACCACAGCCACGTGGGTAATCATTAACCGACAGACACACACTGCaactttgttttatgtattattaataGAAAGATAACGAACTCTCAGAAGTTCGTCTTTCCTTCTCCAGATGTGTTGCTTGTGGATAAAAGCAGGAGTTACCCAGGCTGTAGCTAGTCTAGTAAATGTCACACCTCTTGTAGCCATAAGAGCTGGTGCAACTGTTTTTTCACATGCAGGTTTTGAGGGCCTTCCCTGTGTTTAAATTCTTGAAAGGCATTTTTCAAGAAAGCCTGGCCCAGAAGCCCTTAAGTTGGCCTTGCCATCTGACTCTGCTGCTGGAGGAAGGATCCCACATGAGATCCAGCAGGCTTGTGGTGCAAGTTCTCATCAACCCTTTCAGGCCTAGATGCAGGAGGAGGggctctccctccccacaccccactctcctccctgcttttctttttaacatataaagtgagaaatacattttaattaggtTATCTTTCTATTAACAACACATAAAATGAAGTTGCATTGTGTGTATGGCGGTTAATGATTACCCACGTGGCTGTGGTAGGAAATGGCCAGTAGTGCAGAGCAGGGATCCTTTACTGGAGCTTAGAAATGAAAGGTTttagggtccccccccccccccccccccatggagcGGCAAAGCCAGTCAGAGCCAGAGCCAGGAATTGGATTCAGGAACCCAGACTGCAAACTAGAATTTCATGGTCTCTGACTGGGGCTGTTGGTCTGGATCTGGTGTAGACAGAGGTGTGCCAGAGGTGTCCCCTGCCTGGGGATAGCGTGTGAGcgccctctgtcttctctctggtCAGTTTCCCGCGCGGCCTGTGATCCTTGGAAGGAAAGCGGTGATGTGTCGGACAGTGGCAGCAGCACCACGAGCGGGCACTGGAGCGCGAGCAGTGGCATTTCTACGCCctcgcctccccacccccaggccagcCCCAAGTATTTGGGGGATGCCTTTGGTTCTCCCCAAACTGATAACGGATTTGAGACCGATCCGGATGCTTTCCTGTTGGATGAACCAGCTCCACGCAAAAGAAAGGTATGTGATGTGGTGTGGGGCTGACGTCAGCTTGGGGCTGGCTTTGGAGGGTATGGGGGGCCCCCCAGGTCCTGGGTGTTCTCAGGCTCCATCccatttcagttttcctttgttcctctgtTCCGTCATGATATCCCCAGGAGCCCACTCCTCCTCTTTTATGCTTGTTCCTTTTCACCTCTGCCCTGATCCCTGCCCTCTTTGCTGCTCTCACATAGGGCCTGTGTGTAAGGGCCTCTGGCAGGGTCTTACCCACAGCACGAAGCACTGGTGTTGGCAGTGGGACCGAATCCTGGGACCaggctctctgcccctgcctgtcAGTTTCTCTGGTCCCAAATCCCTTCCCTAGAGCCTTTTGTTGGCTTGTATTTGAAGGCAGCTCAAGTCTCCACTGGATGAGGGTgaggagcggggaggggaggggcacatcCCAATGCTCCCATCTTCCTTTCTCCTAGAACTCTGTGAAGGTGATGTACAAGTGCCTGTGGCCAAACTGTGGCAAAGTTCTGCGCTCAATTGTGGGCATCAAACGACATGTCAAAGCCCTCCACCTGGGGTAGGTATCAAGCCCGGGGCATCTTTGCCTAGAGACCCACTTGGGTGTTCCTCCAGCCTGCCACCCACAGCCAAGAATGGTTCTGAGAAAACGATTTGCTGAGAATACCACCTGGTGCCTATCCCCGACCCCTGTGCCTGGCAAAATAGCCTGTTGGAAAGAGATCTGTGCTTGGAAGGGAAGACCCTCTTCTCATGGTGAATGATGATGCCATTCATGGGGAAGGAGCGCCGCCCATCCTGTGGACATGTCTTCCTGCCTCACTGTAGGGGGCAAGATGTGTGAATTCTGGGTAGAAATTGGGTAATTTGACGACACCTCATTGCGGCTTCTGCACCTGCTTCCCCTCAGGGAGCTGGGCTCCATTAGCTCTGACTCCCTGGAGCCAGAGCTGCTCAGGGAGGTGGAAGATGAccccccagccctctcccttgAGGAGAGAGTGTGACCACAGGTAGGTGGGGCCTGGAGGGGACCCGGGGCAGAGCCAGATGGCTGTTGCAGGAAGAGAGACACGTTCTGtgagaggaggagactgaggtgcCAGGAAAAACCGTGTTCAAGCACGTAATCCTCTATGACGCCTTCTGGCATCCCAGGACAGGGCCTTCTGGATGTTCTCGTGGGCTCCTTCCCTGACTTATTGGGTGGGCCTGGGCAAGTGCTCTTCCCTCTTCTGCCATGCGTTTCCTGAGGCAACTTGTTCCTGACCCTCACTGCATCTCCTTCCCTCACAGAGACACTGTGGACTCCGACCAGTTCAAGCGGGAGGAGGATTTCTACTACACAGAGGTGCAGATGAAGGAGGAAGCTGCCGCTGGTGCCCCCACAGCTGACCCAGCCCCAACCCCCAGCATGACCAGCCCGCCCCTTGCTCtcctcccaccacctcctcccAAAACTCAGTCCTCAGGCCCAGAACACCCTGGCCTGGAGTCTTATCTGCCCTCTGGTGCTCTCAGCAAGTCAGCTCCTGGCTCCTTCTGGCACATTCAGGCCGACCATGCATACCAGGTATGAGGCTGGGGCACATTGGGAGCTCAGCCGGGTGGCCGTAAAGGATATTTGGTGTCTGACATGTCACTGGCCAGCCTGATCACAGGCCACTGACCACCCTGACCGAAGGCTGAGCCCTTTGGCTAAATTGCTGATCTCTAGCTTCtataaagagggaaagaaaaatgatttcacaCTCAACAAATGTGGGAATTCCAGAGTTCTGCATCAGTGGCTGTCATGAGTAGTCACTAGAATCTGGCTGAATCCCTGAGTAACCAGGTGGATGGATTTGGACTGGGGAATCGTTACATCACTGCTTACAAAAGTGGATGGAATAGTGCAGTTGGGTTGCCCAGAGTAAATCTGTAACTTCTCTAAAATTGTGTTACATTAACAATCCAGCACCCTTTGTTTTGAATACCTACCGTGTGTCAAACATCGGgctaaactttttaaatagaataagaCATAGTCCCCAACCAACCTTGTGAAATGCATGGTTTAGctggagagagaaatgaatatgTAAGTTTGATTGAGTATAATGAGTGGTCAAAGTACCTTACGAGGGGCATGAGAAATTGCTGTGGGCACAGGAAGAATCACGCTGTTATGCCCACGTAGCTGGGAAAGTTGTCATGGAGGGGGTTACATGTAGGATGGTCCACATAGGTACTCTGAACACACAGTTTGctttctggcattttttttcttaaaatccttTTATGCCTTCAGCTTGGTTTTATCAGACTCTAGGGTGATTTACACGTTAGTAATTAAAAAGCAGTGCTCTCAGTCAGACAGCCGTCACAAAATGAGCCAGCTCTCCTTCTCATTAGAACGAGTGGCTGCCTGGTTAGTTTATGTTTGGCCAACTTCAGGAGGCCCTTCAGGAAGCTGGCTGACCCTGCAAGTTGGGACCTATAGAGGGCGGCTGCATCTGGGCTTCCAGGAAAGTGTTGCTGCTTcccagtggttgcctggggacaTCATATACTTGGTGCAGCAACACCACCTGTGCTCAGAAGGGTTTTGGACTGCTTCGGGGAACTGCCTGTAGCATGTTCTTGGTAGGTGAGCCAGCTGAGAAGCTAATCCACTGTGATGATTCAGTCATGGGGCTGGCCTGAAGACCAGCTCTCAGAGAAGGGATCCAGCAAACAACTGGAGCCAGGGACTAAGGAGGGTATCAGAGTTGGGCTCGCTCTGCCGGGAGCAGAGTATTCGCATGCACCCCCGTCTTTTCCTCTTGGAGGCCCATGCTCTGTGGCGGACCGTGAAGTCGCAGGGAACATGGGCGGACTTGCTAGCTGCCtgactgggctccaggctgacctGCTCTCATCTCTGGCAGGCTCTGCCATCTTTCCAGATTCCCGTGTCGCCACACATCTACACCAGTATTAGCTGGGCTGCTGCCCCCTCCAcggcctcctccctctctccggTGAGTGTGCCTATCTCTGAGCCCGTGGGCCCCCCTGGGGGTAAGCCTCCGCATGTTACCAGTGCTGGAGGCCATCTCCCCGCGCTTGCTTCCAGTGCCCAAACTTCCTGAAGGCCTCCATACACTCTCCCCCTTGCCTTGCCCTCCCTAGTGGGTCACAGCCCTCCTAGGAGGTGCAAGGAGTGTGTCTGCAGAGGAGAAGCCAGATAAAGCAAGTTTACTGCCTAGGAAGTCACCAGGCAGGTCTGCAGTCAGTGCCCTATTGAGCTCTGAGTGTGGGTGGGTGCTCGTTAAGGTTTcagtgtggagagagaggagggcagagaatatggaggaggtggggaggatgaGGGGAGGAGCATGAAAGAAGATGGGTGCTAGTGGGGGCACTGGGAGGACCGTGGCCTTAGGTGGCTTGCCTCTGAGCTAAAATAAATCAGATGTCCTTTTGAACCACCCATAGTGGTCGTGGTCTTAAATATCGCCTACAGGAAGGCATCACACATTGTCAAACCTGGGTGCCTGAAGGTGGCTTTCAGGCAGCGCAGTCTCTCCCTCGTTCCACATGTGGTAACTCCATCTAAACCTGCAGGGAGCAGCCCACCAGGAGGCCAGGTCAAGAGCCTCCCCTGTTCAGGTCACTCACTCTTTCGAAAATGTGGTTTAAAGGCCTGTCCCTCACTCTGCAGCCTTTCCTCCCTACCTGGCGCCTGCTCACCTGTGCCTGGAATATCTTACCAGGGAaagcctcctgccctcctgccacaAAGAGGGGCTTGGCGGGTGTGGCTGACTTTCTGGTGGGATGGTTGTCTCACCTTTTGCTTCTGCCCTCATGCCCTTGGCCTGTGCTtatggcctctctctctccccatggcCAGGTCCGGAGCAGGTCACTAAGCTTCAGCGAGCCCCAGCAGCCTCCACCTGCAATGAAATCCCACCTGATTGTTACTTCTCCACCCCGGGCCCAGAGCAGCGCCAGGTGAGACAGTTTGCTCCGTGGCCTCCCTTCTGGTTTCTGTCCTCACTGTCCCCACTACAAGTGTGGGTTCTGAGTCCACCAACCCTAGTCTCCTGGGTTAGTTCCCCCAGGgtggctgggggtgagggggtgggggtggatgcAGGGGAGGGTAGATGCAGGGGCGGAGGCCTTTGCTCCTCTGGCCCCTTGGCTCTTGCCCTTCCAGCCTCTGCTGGTTTGCTCAGCCTCTCGCCTGGCCACTGTCCAGGTCTGCAGCCGCCACTGCGTGTCTGTAtcctccttattcttttttgCCAGGAAAGCCCGTGGGGAGGCTAAGAAGTGCCGCAAAGTGTATGGCATCGAGCACCGGGACCAGTGGTGCACGGCCTGCCGCTGGAAGAAGGCCTGCCAGCGCTTCCTGGACTGAACCCGCCCTGCCACCGGCTcatcctccctgctccctgcccccaccggCAGCCAGACCGCGAAAGACAGACGCGTCCCACGCCCTCTGCAGAAACCTGAACGATAAAGAGTGGACATTGGGAGTTTGGGTTCTATTGGCTAAGGTTTAATACGTAAAacatttcccccctcccttttgggaacatttgagtttttaaaagaagaaaggaaaatactcCCCCCGTACCCCTAAAATAGGAGAGAGCCGAAACTGACCAAGGGTATTCTGCAGTGAACCAGAGACCAAAGAATTAATTACCCTCTCTTTCCCACGTCTCTGTCTAGGGGATTAGTTTGCATGTATCAAAAGAAGGAACAGCTCATTCTGTTTTCCTGCTGAGTTGGTGAATTCTTTGCTTTCTCAACTCTTCCAGAAGGGACTGTGAGCAAGAtgaatttacttttcttaaaaaaaaaaaaaaaaaagaaagaaaaaaaagtttctggcTGATGACTCCGAGAGCAGGACCTGCTGTGGTTGGTGGGGGGATAGTGGGGGTATCTGTGCACTTTTTAAGGTGCAGCCAGCCCCTCTTCTCCACCCGAATCCAGGAGAAGGGAGAGCCTGTCCTCACCGAGCAGCTTCTATGGAAGTAAAAGGAAAACCCTTTCTTGATGACAACTGTTTGAATCTGGGTTCTCTCTGAAGTTGGGTTGCATCCCAACAAGTATTGTATGGCTTCTTCTTAAAGCCCAGACTAATAGGTTTTTAAAGACTGTCCCCAAATAGCTGAGCCAAAAGGCTATACGAATTCACTTTTTGAAATGTGGCAGTTAAACACTACCTTGATCATTCTTTCCTCTGTTCCTTGAGGAAACATTGGAGGGTTTTAGTGTTCGTGAAAGCCCTCTGCTGTTACCTGAGTGAATAAACTCCCTCTTGATGTTCCTCCCTCCAGTTGTGGAGGTGACACCTTTaaaacactttgttttcttttcccagtgTATTCAGAAGCCTTTTATCTGATTCAAGTTCCCTTTCATTTGGGTgagagaccccacccccacccctgtgcaggttcctctttgtctctggcttTACCTGGGATTTTCCCATTCCCTCCGAAGGCTGCAGTTGGGGCTGGCGTGGgggatggagagaaaaataaaaaaaggagagagaaaggtaagTGGCAGCTTGCCCCCATGTTGGAGCGTGAGTTGGCAGGTTCCCAATTTTTAGGTTGGGTCAGAGGGCCTGGAAGAATGTGATAGGACAGGACTCTGCCATCAATGCAGGAGGTCTCTGGAATTTTATCAGTGTTGGTCCAGTTCCTGAGATGGGAGGGTCAATTTGATGTGGTGCGACCTTCTCGGAGGTATCTGCTGAGCACCATTTCTTGCCTGCAGGTGGGAGGGGGAAAGTTAACTCTGAAGAACTCTCTGGAGGAGGGGTTGGGTTAGCAGCTCCTAGTGCTTTAGCCCTCGTTTCTGGAGGCCTGAAGAACTGAGAGCAGCCTGGATTGCATTGCTTGGGAAGTAAATATGCAAAACTATTCTTGTTGATGAGGGAGATGTGGACGGGGAGCTTGGGGCCCTGCCGATCAGTGCTTAATTAAACTGTTTCATCCATTTCTTGGATGAAAGACAAGCTGAGACCTCAAGGGAGggcatgttttgttttggggcTCCCCTTTCTTTTAAGCCTGACTTGTTTGGGAGTTTGTCAGGCCGGCATGAGCATGGCCACTCAGTGCCCAGCTGTCTGGGGTCCCAGTACTGCACTTATATCCCTGAAGTCGGGGGCTCGAGAATCCCACCAGACCACCTATCC is a window encoding:
- the ZNF395 gene encoding zinc finger protein 395, with the protein product MASVLSRRLGKRSLLGARVLGPPGAAPSSEPQTELLEGAATQPFLASKDTSCREQPKEILKAPGPSGLQQVAFQPGQKVYVWYGGQECTGLVEQHSWAEDKVTVWLLDQKLQICCKAEEVWLAELQGPIPQAPAYRPVSRNIDVPKRKSDAVEMDEMMAAMVLTSLSCSPVVQSPPGAEANFSVSRAACDPWKESGDVSDSGSSTTSGHWSASSGISTPSPPHPQASPKYLGDAFGSPQTDNGFETDPDAFLLDEPAPRKRKNSVKVMYKCLWPNCGKVLRSIVGIKRHVKALHLGDTVDSDQFKREEDFYYTEVQMKEEAAAGAPTADPAPTPSMTSPPLALLPPPPPKTQSSGPEHPGLESYLPSGALSKSAPGSFWHIQADHAYQALPSFQIPVSPHIYTSISWAAAPSTASSLSPVRSRSLSFSEPQQPPPAMKSHLIVTSPPRAQSSARKARGEAKKCRKVYGIEHRDQWCTACRWKKACQRFLD